From the genome of Methanofollis sp. UBA420:
CCCCGGAATGATACCGAGTCCGGTGACAAGACCGGACAGAAGCCCGTAGATCGCTCCCAGCACGGCGAAAAACATCCCGACAGAGACCACGCCGAGCCTTTTGACGGTAATGATCTGTTGTGTCATCTGCATGACTCCGCAGGGGGATGATGCACCGGGGGATATAATCATTGGGTCGGGGGAGTTTTTGCTCGGGAACGGCTGGAGTTGGAGTTTTCGGGGAATATTTACAATGATCTTGAGCTCGCTATCTTTCGCAACCCGAAAACCTATGATTTACTAACTCAGGAGAATTCCTGTTCTGGCATGCTTATGCCGGGGGACTACCGCACCCCTCAGCGAAAACCTTCGGTTCGTGGCACATCGAAGATGTGCCCGAATAGGAAAATCTTCGATTTCCATACATGGCACATGGAACATTTGCCTGCTCAGAGAATCCTTGATTCTCTGTGTTCTCGAACTCGCTGACGCTCGTTCAGCGAAGGTCTTGACCTTCTTGACCTCACTCCGTTCGGTCCTCAAAGACTTCATCTTCTTGACCGTGCTACCGCTCGTTTCTTGAAAATCAAATATATTCTCATGCACCCTTCAGTCGCACCGCCGGACCCCGGCCATGAGGATGGAGACGGAGATGATATTTTCCCTTTTTCGAACTCTGTAGAAACACCCATCCACTAGTCGATGAGTCTCCTGATCCACAGAGGTGACGAGTGGATCAACACCCCTCCCCCTCAATTGAGACCGGGCACTTCAGAAAAGGATTTCTACACAGCCTTTTTTCGAATGATCGATCGCCGCAGATGATCGTCCTATCTTCCCTGGCATGAATATTTCTGTATCTCCAGCACCCCTCACACCACCTTCATTTCCCAGAGACGGCGGCCGGAGATCCCTTTTTTTTCGAGGTGCTCCAGTTCGTGCGCTACATTGAACGCGGTCGACCCTTCGTAGGCGAACTCCAACCCGGTCACCTCTTCGGCAGCGATCTCACTCCTCTCCGGGTCGACACGCACCCGCACCGCCCTGTCGGCCCGGACCCTGATCCTGAATGGCCTTGTCACGATGAGCCTCTCGGCCTCGTTCCCACACTTTTCAAGGCGAGAGACGGCCCCCTCCTCTGAGAGGACAGTGGGGTTCAGCAGGAGGGTGACCTCTTCGAGAGTAACGCCGGTCTTCGTCCTCTCATCCCAGAGCGTCCTTTTCCGGACGACAGAGACGGACCGCCCTTCCTCTGTCGCGTAACTCCATGCCCCACCAAAGCGCAGGGAGAAGAGGAGGGGCAGGATCGTCTCGGCAGGGAGGCCGAACCTCGCTGCAATGTCTCTTTCAGCTGCAAGATACGCGAGAACCTCCCGCATGTCCCCGGGCCCGCAGACAGGCATGTGAGGGCAATCGTATCTCTGGCAGAAAAAAGGTTCGGTTGACAGAGATGCCATGGTGGCACTCCCTCTCGGACCCCTGCAAAATATATACCGCAAAACCCTGTATGAAGGACCATGAAACTCGCACCGGCCCTTGCCGCCCTGGTGATCACAGCCTTCATCGCCGGGTGTGCCGGCGGCCCGCCTCTCAGGCCGCCCGAGGTCACGGTGACAGGCATCACCGTCACCGGCCTCACCCTGGAGAGCATGGACCTGGAGGTCATCCTTGCCGTGGACAACCCGAACCCCGTGGGGGCGACGATCCAGGACGTGTCCGTGAATGTCTCCTACTCGAAGAACGGAAGAGAAGTGTTCCTCGGGTCAGGGAGAGGTGAAGAGATATCTATCCCGGCACTCAACAGGACCGAGGTCGTCATCCCGGTCACCATGGACAACCTGGCCATGCTCTCCGCGGCCAGCACCCTGATCCTCTCCGGAGAACTGGAGGTGACGGCAGAGGGTACGATGACCGTTGATGCAGGCATCGTCTCATTCGACGTCCCCTTCGGGAAGACGACGACGGTCTCGGTCAAGGGGAAGTAGGGCCATGCCTGCGGCCGCAAGCCTTATCAGCACCCCCCGCCCCTCTTCCCCGTGCAGCCTGCAAGCGGGATCGCCCGGCCCCTTGACCTGTCCTATCAGACGAACCGCACCATAGTCCTCCTCGCCCTGGCCGCCCTCCTCGTCTCGGCCACAGTATTGGCCCTCGCCGGCACAGGCATAGTGGAGACATTGATACGCGGCTCTGCCGCCGCTCTCGCCGTCTTTCTTGCCTGGGCCCTCTGTCGGGAGGTCGATCCCGACCACGAAGTCGCCGCCCTGCTAGCGGCGGTCATGACGACCGGCGCCCTCCTCATTCTGCCTATCCCCGACATCCTCACCCTGCTCTGGGCCCTCCTCGTCATCAGGGTCGTGAACAGGACGACCGGCCGTGCTGCCACGACGACCGACCTTGTCCTCGTCTTCCTCCTCACCCTGTGGCCCCTGTCACGGGGCTTTCTCCCGGCAGGCCCCATCGCCGCTGCGACATTCTTCCTTGATGGCCGATTGAAGGATCCCGCACGGAACCGTCTCCCCTTTGCCGCCGTCGCTCTCCTCGCCACGGCGGTCGCACTCCTTGCAACGCCCGTACACCTCGACATACCCTCCCCCGCGGCAGGCATCGGCATCGCCGCCGCGACTGTCCTGTTCATCCCGGCCATCGCCGCCTCAAAGACCGTTCATTCAAGAGAAGACAGCGGAGACCGACCCCTCGACCCGGGGAGGGTGATGACCGGGCAGGGCATCGCCCTGACCACGGGGGTATCGGCCGCGACAGCCGATCCCGGAGCACTCGCACCCATCTGGGCGGCGATCCTTGCCGTTGGGCTCTGGCACGCCGGCCTCGCCGTGCAGGGGAGGTGACCCGCAGCATATATATCATGCAGCAGACAGTAGAGGCATGCTCGGATCACTCCTCGGGATCGTCCTCGCCGTCCTCGTCGCGGTGCTGCTGTACTACTTCGTCAAAAACGTCTTCGCCCTGGTCATCAATGCCGTCCTCGGCGTCATCGTCCTCTTCCTGATCAACCTCTTCAACCTGATGGGACTCTTTGGCAAGCCCGACATCCCGATAGACATCATCACGATCCTGATCAGCGCTCTTGGCGGGATTATCGGCGTGATCATCGTCGTCGTGCTCCACCTGCTCGGCGTCCCCCTGTGACGCCGGTTCGGAGACGGCACCGAAACGCAGGAGGACGGGACAGTCCGCGTCCAGGCAAACCGGTAGATTTATATTTTTATTTTTAAAAGGCAGATGCGATAATCATGCCCTTTATATATTACGGCCAGGGTGTGGCCGATTGGTACGACGACTTCCTGGAACGCCTGGTATCCCATCTCGCCCTTGAAGGGACCGAGATCACCGACGAGAAGAGGAACGGCCAGACCGCCACGATGGACGTCAAAAGGACAGGCGAACAGGGGACACTGCTGGTGGCGCCGTCCGAGAAGAACGTGAAGGTCACCTACACCGTCGTCCGGGAGAAAAAAGAGGTCGCACGGGGCCTGATGGGAGCCCTCGTCGGTGCCGGGGTCGGGAGCGTCCTCGGCGGCATCATGCGGC
Proteins encoded in this window:
- a CDS encoding LEA type 2 family protein — its product is MKLAPALAALVITAFIAGCAGGPPLRPPEVTVTGITVTGLTLESMDLEVILAVDNPNPVGATIQDVSVNVSYSKNGREVFLGSGRGEEISIPALNRTEVVIPVTMDNLAMLSAASTLILSGELEVTAEGTMTVDAGIVSFDVPFGKTTTVSVKGK
- a CDS encoding pro-sigmaK processing inhibitor BofA family protein, coding for MLGSLLGIVLAVLVAVLLYYFVKNVFALVINAVLGVIVLFLINLFNLMGLFGKPDIPIDIITILISALGGIIGVIIVVVLHLLGVPL
- a CDS encoding RimK/LysX family protein, which encodes MREVLAYLAAERDIAARFGLPAETILPLLFSLRFGGAWSYATEEGRSVSVVRKRTLWDERTKTGVTLEEVTLLLNPTVLSEEGAVSRLEKCGNEAERLIVTRPFRIRVRADRAVRVRVDPERSEIAAEEVTGLEFAYEGSTAFNVAHELEHLEKKGISGRRLWEMKVV